From Argonema galeatum A003/A1:
CCATTGATTGACTGGAACTTGTCGAACTGCACCGCGACTCACCTGCAATAGGTGCTGCTCATTCTCGCTAATTTGGTGCGATCGGTCCAAACTAACAACTTCCCTCACAAACAAACCAGCACCAAACAACACATACGCCAAAGCATAATCTTGCAATCCCAGTTTCTTAGCGCGTTCCAAAATAAAATGAACCAAAGAAGCTGGTAAATCTGCCACCTTTTCCATTACTACTTCTGCTAACTGAATCGCATAACTTCCAACAGATTCAGCTACACTTGATGCAGTTCCATGTAAAAACAAATCTACCAAATTATCTAAAAAATCTTCTCTATCTTCCCAAAGTTCGTGGAACTCGCTCGTAAACTCAATTACCACATATCCCAACAACATCCCATTAAGCAAACTTGCTAATTTATCCGGCGGGAAATGAGTGTGCAACTGTCCGCGAGCCATCACAGTTGCCAAATATTCGGCAACATAATGATTGGCTTGAGTTAACCCTCGTCCCAGCGCCTGACGATTAGCGGCTGGATATTGTCCCGCCTCCCCCACCACAGAACGCACAAACTCAGGTACACCCTCCAGCGCCTGCAAGCGACCTCTGGCATAGTCCTTCAACGCCTGCTCAATGCTGCTCGTCTGATTCGCTTGCTCGACTAAGGATTCACCCAAAGCGGTAAACACGGCAGAATCTTCAATCACAGCCAAAAGCAACCCGTGCTTGTTGCCAAAATGCCGGAATAGCGTTACCTCATTGACTTCTGCTAATTCCGCAATCTGCCGAGTCGTCGTCTCAGTTACTCCCTGAGAGGCAAATAACTCAAGCGCTGCGTCAATCAAACGCTGTCTAGTTGAACTTCGTGCAGAGGACATAGGTGAAAATTGTAAGTGGTACTTGCATTTAAACCGAAACCTTGTTAAGCTACTAAATGTAAGTAGGACTTGCATCTGCTGTCTCTACTGTAGCTGGCTTCTGGCAATAGTTTGAGAAATTCACAGATATAGGAAAAATTCATGCCAATTCAATCAACTGCTCCTAAGCATAAATCAACTCTTACTCTCGACTGGATAAGTGTGGCATTTTTTGCTGCCGTTCATGGTTTAGCTTTGTTAGCTCCCTGGTTTTTTTCTTGGTCAGCTTTGGGGGTAATGATATTTCTCCATTGGTTATTTGGCAGTATAGGTATCTGTTTAGGATATCACCGACTTTTAACTCACCGTAGTTTTCAAGTACCAAAATGGTTGGAATATATAATTACTACTATCGGTACGCTTTCTCTTCAAGGGGGGCCGATATTTTGGGTGGCTGGACATCGTTTGCATCATGCACATACAGAGGATTTCGATAAAGATCCATACTCTGCTAAACGAGGATTCTGGTGGAGTCACTGTCTTTGGCTAATTTACCCACAGGATGAGTTTTTCAACTACGAAACTTATAGAAGATTTGCACCTGATTTAGACCGCGACCCCTATTACCGTTGGCTAAATCGCAACTTTTTACTGCTTCAAATTCCCTTGGGATTATTGTTATATGCTTTGGGTGGATGGTCTTTTGTAATCTATGGAATGTTCTTGCGATCGGTCCTACTCTGGCACAGCACTTGGCTGATTAATTCTGCCACACACCTACGCGGTTATCGTAATTTTCAATTAGATGATGGATCTCGAAATCTTTGGTGGGCGGCGATTTTAACTTATGGCGAAGGTTGGCACAATAATCATCATGCTCATCCAAATGTAGCAAAAGCCGGACTGCGTTGGTGGGAAATTGATGTGACTTGGTGGGCAATTAAAACTCTCAAAACTCTGGGTTTGGCGAAAAAGGTTGTCATGCCTGTAAATTAGGTTTTCCTGAGAGTTGATCGGAAAAGTCTGGGCGTAAGCGATCGCACATCTGTTTGATCTGCTTCGGGACTTAAGAAACCCGGTTTCTTCAAAAAAACGGGGTTTCTGACCGCCTAGCGATGATCGGGATTTCGAGCTAGGGGTGGGCATTACCCCGCACAGGAGGGCACAAAGTCCAAAAATATTTGTGCGATCGCTATACCAGCTGCGTGCTTAAATCCTCTAGAAAAAATTATCACGAAGAGTACAAAAGACAGATATGGCTGAGGTATAAGCTTTAAACGCCTAATTTAGCTGAACGCAACAGCAACAAGTCAAATTTTATAATACCGAAGCAAGAGTCTTTTTTGGTTAAATTTTACAAAGTGTAAAATTTAAGAATATTTTCAAGTTTCTGGGCATCCTAGATATAGAAGCTAATCTGAAACCCTATTCTCTTGCGCCCATCCGAGAACCTAAATGAATGCCACCCTACCTGGTTACCGACTCATCGAATCCATTCACACTGGAGTGAGAACGGTCATTTATCGCGCTCAGCGGGAGTCGGATCTTTCAAGTGTTATCGTCAAAACCCTACTAGCCGAGTATCCTACCCTCGAAGATATTACCCGCTTGCGGCATGAATATAAAATCCTGCAACATCTCAACATTGAAGGAATTGTCAAAGCCTATAGCTTGGAAAACTATGGGAATGGCTTAGCGGTGATTTTAGAAGATTTTGGGGCCGAATCACTCAAAAATCTGATAAATTCGCAAGGGATACCAGTTTTTTCCTTTCTTTCGATCGCCATTCAGCTAGCATCTGCGATCGCAGAACTTCATAAAAATCACATTATTCATAAAGATATAAAACCGCATAATATTATCATAACTTCACCAAAAGAGCAAGTAAAAATTATTGATTTTAGTATTTCTTCGCGCTTGGAGCGAGAAAACTCGACACTCAGCCATCCTGACTTGCTCGAAGGCACCCTCGCCTATATGTCGCCAGAGCAAACTGGCAGAATGAATCGGTCAATTGACTACCGCACTGACTTTTATTCTTTGGGCGTTACTTTTTATGAAATGCTGACAGGCGAGTTGCCTTTTAGTGCCACCGAGCCGATGGAATTGGTACACAGCCATATTGCTAAAATGCCTGTACCGCCTCATCATGTGAATCCAGAAATTCCAGAGGCGATCTCAAATATTTTAATGAAATTGTTAGCCAAAACTGCTGAAGACCGTTACCAAAGTGCAGATGGCTTAAAATTTGATTTAGAAACCTGTCTGATCAAGCTACAAACGATCGGCGCTACTTTCGACTTTATTGCTGGGGGTGCCGACAAAGCAGGTCTATTGAATATACCACAAAAACTTTACGGTCGGGAAGCGGAAGTTGCTACGCTTTTGGAAACATTCGATCGCGTTTCTGCTCCCCCAACATGGGGGGGGACTAGAGGGGGGGCGGAATTAATGCTTGTTTCCGGTTATTCCGGCATTGGTAAAACTGTTCTAGTCAATGAAGTTCACAAACCCATTGTGCGGCAACGGGGATATTTTATTGCAGGGAAATTTGACCAGTTCAAGCGGAATATTCCTTACGCTTCCCTAATTCAAGCATTCCAATCATTAATTCAGCAATTTTTAACTGAAAGCGAAGCACAAATTCAAGCTTGGAAAGATAAACTTTTATCGGCTTTAGGCATTAACGGACAAGTGATTATCGACGTGATTCCCGAAGTCGAACTCATTATCGGCAAACAGCCACCCGTCCCCGAATTGGGGGCAACTGAATCGCAAAACCGCTTCAGTCGGGTATTCAAACAATTTATTAGCGTATTTACAACTAAAGAACACCCGCTAGTTGTATTTTTAGATGACTTGCAGTGGGCAGATTCGGCATCGCTGAAATTGATCGAAATGCTGATGACTGATACCGAAAGCGAATATTTATTGCTAATTGGCGCGTATCGAGATAACGAAGTTTTTCCGACCCATCCGACAATTCAAACTATTGGCAAGATTTGCCAAATGGGTGCGACGGTGAATCATATCGTACTCGGCCCATTAGAACTCGTTCATGTCGAACAATTAATCGCCGATACTTTAAATGAATCTGTTCGATCAAAGCCGCTATCTGACCTACTTTTTAACAAAACGCAGGGCAATCCCTTCTTCTTAACTCAACTGCTCAAAACCCTAACCCTTGAAGATTTGCTGGTTTATCACTTGCACTCAGGCGAGTGGCAGTGGAACATCAAGCAAATCCAAGCGATCGGAATTACCGATTATAACGTTGTCGATCTGATTGCTAGAAATATTCGCAAACTGCCCTCCGATACGCAGAAAGTATTAAAACTAGCAGCTTGTATTGGCAACACTTTTAACTTAGAAATTTTAAGCGTTGTAAATGAGGAATCTTCCTTAGTCACTGCTGCACATCTGTGGTCGTCGCTTCAGGCTGGGTTGATTTTACCTTTGAGCAATGACTACAAAATTCCGCTGGTATTTAGTCAGGAAGAATCGGGCGGGTTTACCTTAACGGATGTCAAGGTTGACTACAAGTTTTTGCATGACCGAGTGCAGCAAGCCGCTTATTCTCTGATTCCCGATGAGGATAAGAAAGCAACGCACCTGAAAATTGGTCAATTACTGCTGCACTCCACAACGCCTGAAGAACGCAAAGAAAATATTTTTGCTCTCGTTAACCAACTCAATTACGGTACTGACTTACTCACATCTGAAGCCAAAAAATACGAACTAGCTCAACTTAATCTCATAGCCGGACAGAAAGCGAAAGCAGCCACAGCGCACGATTCCGCCGTCAAATATTTGCAAGTTGGTTTGGGACTGTTAGCATCTGATAGTTGGGACAGTCAATATGAACTGACATTAGCACTACACTCAGAAGCAGCAGAAGCGGCATATCTGAACGGTGATTTTGAAGCAATGGAGAGATTCGGTGAGATAGTCCAAAACTGCGCCAAAATGTTGCTGGACAAAGTGAAAGTGTATGAAGTCCAGATTCAAGCTTACATATCGCAGAACAGGCTGCTAGAAGCGGTTAGTACGGGGCTACAAGTTTTAAAGCTATTGGGAGTAGAGTTTCCCCCTCAGCCGAACCCGTCAGATATTGGGCAAGCACTAGGGGAAACTGCGGCAATTTTGAATGGCTTGCGAATTGAGGATTTAATTGACCTGCCTCAAATGACTGAGCCTTATAAATTAGCAGCCATGAGACTTTTATCAAGTATCTTTACTCCTGCATACCTTGGTGCTGCTCCAGAACTGGTACCCTTGACAGTGTGCAAACAAGTACCTTTATCCATCCAATATGGTAATGCTTCCGTTTCTCCATTTGCTTATGCCAATTATGGTCTGATTCTTTGTGGCATTGTGGGAGATATTGATTCAGGTTATCAGTTTGGTCAATTAGCTTTAAGTCTATTGTCAAAGTTAAATGCTCAAGAAATTAAAGCCAAGACAGTCTTCATAGTAAATCTATTTATCCGACATTGGAAAGAGCATCTGAGAGAAACCTTAGAGCCTTTGGTGTCAACTTACTCTATCGGAATGGAAACAGGAGATTTAGAATATGCAGGCTATGGTCTATTCCTGTCCTCCATGTTCGCTTACTTTAGCGGCAAAGAACTGACTGTCCTTGAAAGAGAGATGGCAATCAACAGAGATGCTATTCATAAACTCAAGCAAAAAACAGCGCTTAATTATCTAGAAATCTATCGGCAGGTAATCTTAAATCTGCTGGGAAAAAGTGAAAATCACTGCTGTCTCCAGGGTGAAGCCTGCGATGAGCAGATCATGTTGCCACTGCTCCAGCAAGCAAATGACAAAACGGGACTTTACTACATATATTGGAACAAACTTTTACTTAGTTACTGGTTTGAAAATTACTCAGAAGCGATTGAAAATACTGTCATAACAGAGCAGTATTTAAACGTGGTGGTAGCGTCGCCCTTTATTCCTCTATTCCATTTTTACGATTCTTTAGTACGGCTAGCGGTGTATGCCGACAGCACAGAGTCAGAGAAAAACGCCCTCCTCGATCGCGTCCGAGATAATCAAGAAAAAATGCAGAAATGGGCGCATCATGCCCCGATGAATTTTTTGCACAAGTTCTATTTAGTAGAGGCAGAACGGCATCGGGTTTTAGGGGAAAAAGTAGAAGCGATCGAGATGTACGATCGCGCGATCGCCCTCGCTAAAGAAAACGAGTATATCAACGAAGAAGCACTTGCTCACGAACTCGCTGCGAAATTCTATCTGTCATGGGGCAAACAAAGCATTGCCCAGACTTACATGACAAATGCCTACTATGCTTATATTCGCTGGGGGGCTATTGCTAAAGTCAAACATTTAGAAGAAAAATACCCGCAATTAATTTCCCGATCGCCCGTCACAGAAACTACCCTCGATCGCGCTGCAACAATTGTTTCTTTAACTACCACGGGAAGTCAGGCAGAAATTTTGGACTTAGCAACAGTGCTGAAAGCAAGCCAAGCCATTACCAGCGAAATTGTTCTCGCTAACTTGTTCGACAAGTTAATGAAAATTTTGATCGAAAATGCTGGCGCTCAAACTGGTTCGCTCATCTTGCCAAAAAACGGTCAATTCGTCATCGAAGCAGCAGGGAATAAAGATGACGTGCAAGTGCTGCAATCTCTACCAGTTTCAAGCAGCCAGCAGCTACCTATATCAGTCTTTAATTATGTCGCCCGAACTAAAAAAGATCTGGTTTTAAATGATGCCAGCCAGGATGTAACTTTTAACACCGATCCCTATATCACCCAACGCAAAATAAAGTCTCTCCTGTGTGCGCCCATCCTTTATCAAGGCAAACTCACTGCCATTCTTTACCTAGAAAACAATCTGATTGCAGGTGCTTTTACGCCGAAACGGGTGGAAGTGTTGCGACTGCTATCATCTCAGGCTGCGATCGCTCTAGAAAATGCCCAACTCTATCACACCCTGGAAGTCAAAGTAGAAGAGCGAACCCAACAGTTAAAAGAAAAAAATGCGCGTCTGGAAGTGGAAATAAAAGAACGCCAGCGAGCCGAACAAGTCGCCGAAGCAGCCAACCGTGCCAAGAGTCAATTCCTCGCCAACATGAGCCACGAATTGAGAACACCGCTTAACGGCATTTTGGGTTACGCTCAAATCTTCAAACGAGACAAAAATTTGACCAGCCAGCAAAACGTTGGAGTTAATATCATTAACCAGTGCGGCGAACATCTGCTAACTTTAATCAACGATATTTTAGACCTCTCCAAAATCGAAGCGGGTAAAATGGAACTGCACCCCGTCGAGTTTCATTTTTCGGAATTTCTGCAAGGCATTGCCGAAGTCTGCCGCATTCGTGCCGAACAAAAGAGAATTTCCTTGATTTACGAACCGATGACTAAACTGCCTATCGGCATCCAGGCAGACGAGAAAAGGTTGCGGCAAATTTTGATTAACTTGCTCGGTAATGCCGTCAAATTCACCGAAACAGGTGGCGTTACTTTGAAAGTGCGGCTAATAGAAAATCAGGGAGAGTCGCAGGAGATCGGCAGAGATTCCAAAATCCAAAATCCAAAATCCTCTGGTGCAACGGTTGGCATCGTGACGGGAACCGCCAAGACGCCCACTTCGCGCCAAATCCAAAATCGGAAAATTCGCTTTCAAGTAGAAGACACCGGCATTGGCATTGCATCAGAACAATTGTCAAAAATATTTTTGCCATTCGAGCAGGTGGGCGACACAGTTCGTCAGTCAGAAGGAACCGGATTGGGGCTAGCAATTAGCCGCCAATTAGTTGAGATGATGGGTGGCGAACTGAAAGCAGAAAGCGCTGTAGCTAAAGGAAGTATTTTCTGGTTTGAGCTAGACTTGGCCGAAGTAAAAGAATGGGGGGCGCATCAAAAGAAATCCGAAAAGATCGTTAGGGGTTATGCTGGGTATAATAGAAGAATTATGGTGGTGGACGACAAATGGGAAAATCGCTCTGTTCTAGTTAATCTGCTAGCTCCAATTGGATTTGAAATTATTGAGGCAACCGATGGTCAAGACTGTCTGAATAAAGCACCGTCATTTAACCCAGATTGTATATTAATTGACTTGGTAATGCCTATGATGGATGGTTTTGAAGCTACGCGAAGAATTCGCAAATTGCCAGAACTTAAAGATGTAATAGTGATTGCGACTTCGGCTAGCGTTTTATCCACTGAGCAGCAGGGGAGCTTAGACGCTGGGTGTAATGATTTTCTTCCCAAGCCAATCCGAGCAGGAGAACTTTTAGAAAGTCTGAGTCATTATTTAGGTTTGGAATGGATTTATGAAGAATCAGAAGTTACCTCTACTGATTCCTCAGTCCAGACTACCGATTGCCAAATCCAAGAGGAAGAAATTATTCCTCCCCCAGGCGAAGAACTGACGATCCTTTTCGATCTGGCTATGAGTGGTGACATGGGAGGCATTCAGGAGCGAGCCGATCAACTCCAGCAGTTAGCTCCTCAATATGTGCCTTTTGCAAATCGTTTGAGTCAACTAGCAAAGGATTTTGAAGAAGAAAAAATTCTGGAGCTAGTGCAACAATATAAGGAGATGGAATAATGAGCGGTGAATATTCAGAACAAGGGTCTATTTTAGTTGTAGATGACAACCAAAATAACGTGCAGGTGCTGTTTAATTTTTTAACAGAATCTGGATTCAAAGTATTGGTGGCTCGCAATGGACAAAGCGCTATCAATAAGGCGGAATATTCCCTGCCAGATCTGATCTTGCTGGATGTGATTATGCCTGGGATGGACGGGTTTGAAACTTGCCAACGTTTGAAAGCTTCGGAGGCAACAAAAGATATCCCGGTAATTTTTATGACGGCGTTAGCCGACACGGAGAATAAAGTCAAAGGTTTTAATGCGGGTGCAGTCGATTACATCACCAAACCGTTTCAGCAAGACGAGGTTTTAGCCCGCGTTAGAACCCACCTGAGTATCCGAAAGCTCACTAAGAAACTCCACAGTCAAAATGAGCTTCTGCAACAGGAAATAGCTGAGCGGGAAAAGCTGGCATTGGAATTAGAAAGACGAGTTGAGGAACGGACTGCTGAATTGACGTGCGCCAATCAGCGGCTGACAGAGGAGATAAATGAGAGACAGCAAGCTGAGGAGACATTGCAGCGATCGCTCTTGGAACTCCAACAAACCCAAACCCAACTGATTCAAAGCGAAAAAATGTCCGCGCTGGGGCAATTGGTGGCTGGTGTTGCCCACGAAATCAATAATCCTGTTAACTTTATTTACGGGAATCTCTCGCACGTTGGCGACTACATCTCGGATTTGCTGAATATTCTTAACCTTTATCGGCGGACATATCCTAATCCCGAACAAAAAATTGTTGAGGAAGTAGAGGAAATCGACTTAGAATTTCTCATGGAAGACTTGCCGAAAATACTGATTTCGATGCAAGTAGGGGCCGATCGCATCCGCGAGATTGTCCTATCTTTGCGACGATTCTCCCACCAGGATGACTCAGAAATGAAGCTGAATAACATCCACGAGGGCATTGATAGTACTTTGATGATTTTGCACAATCGGCTAAAATTCAAGCACGATCGTCCTTCCATTGAAGTCATTAAGGAGTATTGCCCCAATCTGCCACAAGTCGAGTGTTACGGCGGCGAACTGAATCAGGTTTTTATGAATATATTGGCTAATGCGATCGATGCTATAGATGAATATAACAAAGAGAGGACATTAG
This genomic window contains:
- a CDS encoding acyl-CoA desaturase, with the protein product MPIQSTAPKHKSTLTLDWISVAFFAAVHGLALLAPWFFSWSALGVMIFLHWLFGSIGICLGYHRLLTHRSFQVPKWLEYIITTIGTLSLQGGPIFWVAGHRLHHAHTEDFDKDPYSAKRGFWWSHCLWLIYPQDEFFNYETYRRFAPDLDRDPYYRWLNRNFLLLQIPLGLLLYALGGWSFVIYGMFLRSVLLWHSTWLINSATHLRGYRNFQLDDGSRNLWWAAILTYGEGWHNNHHAHPNVAKAGLRWWEIDVTWWAIKTLKTLGLAKKVVMPVN
- a CDS encoding TetR family transcriptional regulator; its protein translation is MSSARSSTRQRLIDAALELFASQGVTETTTRQIAELAEVNEVTLFRHFGNKHGLLLAVIEDSAVFTALGESLVEQANQTSSIEQALKDYARGRLQALEGVPEFVRSVVGEAGQYPAANRQALGRGLTQANHYVAEYLATVMARGQLHTHFPPDKLASLLNGMLLGYVVIEFTSEFHELWEDREDFLDNLVDLFLHGTASSVAESVGSYAIQLAEVVMEKVADLPASLVHFILERAKKLGLQDYALAYVLFGAGLFVREVVSLDRSHQISENEQHLLQVSRGAVRQVPVNQWIMGKRYGSYVRNPLTQWLKSRKDDQLALFLNDVGKPMSEEDLSARWQAIVQGMLTPEGQPPAIEQARQTWCVEMLMKGMNLEDLSILSGWDVRKLQPYARRAREKAALEQAIRLDRKV
- a CDS encoding hybrid sensor histidine kinase/response regulator encodes the protein MNATLPGYRLIESIHTGVRTVIYRAQRESDLSSVIVKTLLAEYPTLEDITRLRHEYKILQHLNIEGIVKAYSLENYGNGLAVILEDFGAESLKNLINSQGIPVFSFLSIAIQLASAIAELHKNHIIHKDIKPHNIIITSPKEQVKIIDFSISSRLERENSTLSHPDLLEGTLAYMSPEQTGRMNRSIDYRTDFYSLGVTFYEMLTGELPFSATEPMELVHSHIAKMPVPPHHVNPEIPEAISNILMKLLAKTAEDRYQSADGLKFDLETCLIKLQTIGATFDFIAGGADKAGLLNIPQKLYGREAEVATLLETFDRVSAPPTWGGTRGGAELMLVSGYSGIGKTVLVNEVHKPIVRQRGYFIAGKFDQFKRNIPYASLIQAFQSLIQQFLTESEAQIQAWKDKLLSALGINGQVIIDVIPEVELIIGKQPPVPELGATESQNRFSRVFKQFISVFTTKEHPLVVFLDDLQWADSASLKLIEMLMTDTESEYLLLIGAYRDNEVFPTHPTIQTIGKICQMGATVNHIVLGPLELVHVEQLIADTLNESVRSKPLSDLLFNKTQGNPFFLTQLLKTLTLEDLLVYHLHSGEWQWNIKQIQAIGITDYNVVDLIARNIRKLPSDTQKVLKLAACIGNTFNLEILSVVNEESSLVTAAHLWSSLQAGLILPLSNDYKIPLVFSQEESGGFTLTDVKVDYKFLHDRVQQAAYSLIPDEDKKATHLKIGQLLLHSTTPEERKENIFALVNQLNYGTDLLTSEAKKYELAQLNLIAGQKAKAATAHDSAVKYLQVGLGLLASDSWDSQYELTLALHSEAAEAAYLNGDFEAMERFGEIVQNCAKMLLDKVKVYEVQIQAYISQNRLLEAVSTGLQVLKLLGVEFPPQPNPSDIGQALGETAAILNGLRIEDLIDLPQMTEPYKLAAMRLLSSIFTPAYLGAAPELVPLTVCKQVPLSIQYGNASVSPFAYANYGLILCGIVGDIDSGYQFGQLALSLLSKLNAQEIKAKTVFIVNLFIRHWKEHLRETLEPLVSTYSIGMETGDLEYAGYGLFLSSMFAYFSGKELTVLEREMAINRDAIHKLKQKTALNYLEIYRQVILNLLGKSENHCCLQGEACDEQIMLPLLQQANDKTGLYYIYWNKLLLSYWFENYSEAIENTVITEQYLNVVVASPFIPLFHFYDSLVRLAVYADSTESEKNALLDRVRDNQEKMQKWAHHAPMNFLHKFYLVEAERHRVLGEKVEAIEMYDRAIALAKENEYINEEALAHELAAKFYLSWGKQSIAQTYMTNAYYAYIRWGAIAKVKHLEEKYPQLISRSPVTETTLDRAATIVSLTTTGSQAEILDLATVLKASQAITSEIVLANLFDKLMKILIENAGAQTGSLILPKNGQFVIEAAGNKDDVQVLQSLPVSSSQQLPISVFNYVARTKKDLVLNDASQDVTFNTDPYITQRKIKSLLCAPILYQGKLTAILYLENNLIAGAFTPKRVEVLRLLSSQAAIALENAQLYHTLEVKVEERTQQLKEKNARLEVEIKERQRAEQVAEAANRAKSQFLANMSHELRTPLNGILGYAQIFKRDKNLTSQQNVGVNIINQCGEHLLTLINDILDLSKIEAGKMELHPVEFHFSEFLQGIAEVCRIRAEQKRISLIYEPMTKLPIGIQADEKRLRQILINLLGNAVKFTETGGVTLKVRLIENQGESQEIGRDSKIQNPKSSGATVGIVTGTAKTPTSRQIQNRKIRFQVEDTGIGIASEQLSKIFLPFEQVGDTVRQSEGTGLGLAISRQLVEMMGGELKAESAVAKGSIFWFELDLAEVKEWGAHQKKSEKIVRGYAGYNRRIMVVDDKWENRSVLVNLLAPIGFEIIEATDGQDCLNKAPSFNPDCILIDLVMPMMDGFEATRRIRKLPELKDVIVIATSASVLSTEQQGSLDAGCNDFLPKPIRAGELLESLSHYLGLEWIYEESEVTSTDSSVQTTDCQIQEEEIIPPPGEELTILFDLAMSGDMGGIQERADQLQQLAPQYVPFANRLSQLAKDFEEEKILELVQQYKEME
- a CDS encoding hybrid sensor histidine kinase/response regulator, which encodes MSGEYSEQGSILVVDDNQNNVQVLFNFLTESGFKVLVARNGQSAINKAEYSLPDLILLDVIMPGMDGFETCQRLKASEATKDIPVIFMTALADTENKVKGFNAGAVDYITKPFQQDEVLARVRTHLSIRKLTKKLHSQNELLQQEIAEREKLALELERRVEERTAELTCANQRLTEEINERQQAEETLQRSLLELQQTQTQLIQSEKMSALGQLVAGVAHEINNPVNFIYGNLSHVGDYISDLLNILNLYRRTYPNPEQKIVEEVEEIDLEFLMEDLPKILISMQVGADRIREIVLSLRRFSHQDDSEMKLNNIHEGIDSTLMILHNRLKFKHDRPSIEVIKEYCPNLPQVECYGGELNQVFMNILANAIDAIDEYNKERTLEQIKLNPSQIRIRTEVIGNNQVAIRIADNGLGMNSDVSRRVFNPFFTTKPPGKGTGIGLSISRQIIVEKHYGSLECISTPGKGTEFAITIPIEPNYYTVFEKLTNQNINSKFLHCNIRQAI